A single window of Chloroflexota bacterium DNA harbors:
- the aroA gene encoding 3-phosphoshikimate 1-carboxyvinyltransferase, with translation MPPARARVVQPARRLRGELRVAGDKSITHRAYLLGAIGSGDSRVRRPGFGADIEASAGVVAALGVDHAVHGDELVVRGRGFSGLREPADVLPCGNSGTTLRLVSGILAGRPFHSFVTGDDSLRRRPMGRVVEPLRAMGAHIHARAEGTRAPMAFAPARLHGAHLRSPVASAQVKSAVLLAALQAEGPTSLEQPTVSRDHTERLLRGQGASVSTTDASVTCEPNAALAPLDLDVPGDFSSAAFWIAAAVVHPDAAITIRDVGLNPLRTGLLDVLRAMDADVTVEVERHEPEPVGTVVARSSSLRASDVGGDLVPRLIDEAPLVALLAVHADGESRLRDAAELAAKESNRLRTTAAALAALGVEVDEQPDGFATAGDQRVGGGRADAAGDHRIAMLAAVAALTGDGPVAIDDADSAAVSYPGFWDDLATLSE, from the coding sequence ATGCCGCCGGCGCGCGCCCGCGTCGTCCAGCCGGCGCGCCGGCTGCGCGGCGAGCTGCGCGTGGCGGGCGACAAGTCCATCACCCATCGGGCCTATCTGCTCGGCGCGATCGGGTCCGGGGACTCGCGCGTTCGAAGGCCCGGCTTCGGCGCCGATATCGAGGCCTCGGCCGGCGTCGTCGCGGCCCTGGGCGTGGATCACGCCGTGCACGGCGACGAGCTGGTGGTTCGCGGCCGCGGGTTTTCGGGCCTGCGCGAGCCGGCCGACGTGCTGCCGTGCGGCAACAGCGGCACCACGCTGCGCCTCGTCAGCGGCATCCTGGCGGGCCGGCCCTTCCACTCGTTCGTCACCGGCGACGATTCGCTGCGCCGCCGGCCGATGGGGCGGGTGGTCGAGCCGCTGCGCGCGATGGGCGCGCACATCCATGCCCGCGCCGAGGGCACCCGCGCCCCCATGGCCTTCGCGCCGGCCCGGTTGCATGGAGCCCATCTGCGGTCGCCGGTGGCCAGCGCGCAAGTGAAATCGGCCGTGCTGCTCGCCGCGCTGCAAGCCGAGGGGCCGACCTCACTCGAGCAGCCGACGGTGTCACGCGACCACACCGAGCGGCTGCTGCGCGGCCAGGGCGCGTCCGTTTCGACCACCGATGCCAGCGTCACGTGCGAACCCAACGCGGCCCTCGCGCCGCTGGACCTGGACGTTCCCGGCGACTTTTCGTCGGCGGCATTCTGGATCGCGGCGGCCGTGGTGCACCCCGACGCGGCCATCACCATTCGCGACGTCGGCCTGAATCCTCTCCGAACCGGCCTGCTCGACGTGCTGCGCGCCATGGACGCCGACGTGACCGTCGAGGTCGAGCGGCATGAGCCGGAGCCCGTCGGGACCGTCGTGGCCCGATCATCGTCGTTGCGCGCCTCGGATGTGGGCGGCGACCTCGTGCCGCGACTCATCGACGAGGCGCCATTGGTCGCCTTGCTGGCCGTGCACGCCGACGGCGAATCCCGGCTGCGTGACGCCGCCGAGCTGGCCGCCAAGGAGTCCAACCGGCTGCGCACGACGGCCGCCGCGTTGGCCGCGCTGGGCGTCGAGGTTGACGAGCAGCCCGACGGCTTCGCGACCGCCGGGGACCAACGCGTCGGCGGCGGCCGCGCCGACGCCGCCGGCGATCACCGCATCGCCATGCTGGCGGCGGTCGCC
- the aroF gene encoding 3-deoxy-7-phosphoheptulonate synthase produces the protein MIVVLAKQASSDQIEAVAGRIRAEGLETRMLYGVEKTVIAVIGHRPPELLQQVQRMPGVETAMPVGAPYKLAARRNGQARTAITVGGVTIGDGSVAVMAGPCTVESRDQLITTAEHVAAQGAQILRGGAFKPRSSPYSFQGMGAEGLRLLEEAKAVTGLPVVTEVIDPRQVAEIADIADILQIGTRNAQNYPLLNEVGRLDTPVLLKRGMGNTIEEWIMCAEYILAAGNPNVLLCERGIRTFETESRFTLDLNAVPLLRRSTHLPVVVDPSQGTGKWHMVESMTLAAVAAGADAVLLEVHPSPDTALIDGAQSLSLEHFSQLMQKLVPMAQALGRPVPAAGAAVT, from the coding sequence ATGATTGTCGTCCTGGCCAAACAGGCCTCCAGCGACCAGATCGAAGCCGTCGCCGGACGCATCCGCGCCGAGGGATTGGAGACGCGGATGCTCTACGGCGTCGAGAAGACCGTGATCGCGGTAATCGGCCACCGGCCGCCCGAGCTACTGCAGCAGGTCCAGCGCATGCCGGGGGTCGAGACCGCCATGCCGGTCGGCGCGCCCTACAAGCTGGCGGCGCGGCGCAACGGGCAGGCGCGCACCGCCATCACCGTCGGCGGCGTCACGATCGGCGACGGCTCGGTCGCCGTCATGGCGGGTCCGTGCACGGTCGAGAGCCGCGATCAACTCATCACCACGGCCGAGCACGTGGCGGCGCAAGGCGCGCAGATTCTTCGCGGCGGCGCGTTCAAGCCGCGCAGCTCGCCCTACAGCTTCCAGGGGATGGGAGCCGAGGGACTGCGGCTGCTCGAGGAAGCCAAAGCGGTGACCGGCTTGCCCGTCGTTACGGAGGTGATCGACCCGCGGCAGGTGGCAGAAATCGCCGACATCGCCGATATCTTGCAGATCGGCACGCGCAACGCGCAGAACTACCCCCTGCTCAACGAGGTGGGGCGTCTGGATACCCCGGTGCTGCTCAAGCGGGGGATGGGCAACACCATTGAAGAGTGGATCATGTGCGCCGAGTACATTTTGGCGGCGGGCAATCCCAATGTGCTGCTCTGCGAGCGCGGCATCCGGACCTTTGAAACCGAATCGCGATTCACGCTCGATCTGAACGCCGTGCCGCTGCTGCGCCGCTCCACGCACTTGCCGGTCGTCGTCGATCCGTCGCAGGGCACCGGCAAGTGGCATATGGTGGAATCCATGACCCTGGCGGCGGTCGCCGCCGGCGCCGACGCCGTGCTGCTGGAGGTGCACCCCTCGCCGGACACGGCGCTCATCGACGGCGCGCAGAGCCTCAGCCTGGAGCATTTCTCGCAGCTCATGCAGAAACTCGTGCCGATGGCGCAGGCGCTGGGGCGACCGGTGCCGGCCGCCGGCGCCGCGGTGACCTGA
- a CDS encoding DUF2851 family protein, translating to MLDRSGRIEVSGTTLNGDRQRPASEAVLVAAWLREAVRRGPWRDSSGRSVAVIYPGRWTGLPGPDLRDAIVSIDDGPARRLDLEAHLAVADWWRHGHDRDPAYAGVGLHLVWEKCAHPPAAGPPTIALGPALAGGGGPVVADSSPAREGLPCRRSDPADAASRREAVDVIERQGQRRHAERTAALEGNIAALGPDQALHQAILRALGYRPNAEAFEVLGGCVTSELSEALASNAEDAGLAVLEAVLMGAAGLLPLQRRGPPADGYARTLQRIWQSYGRLTCLQASDWTLQSVRPANRPSRRIAAAARLLSRAPDPGRSLVDTVVADVRRAAGASDLRRLQARFQVAEPADAYWARHFDFGKPTRRPAPALVGAGRARDILVNAALPFAAALGHAQGDSDLPRASAAILAALPGGAWNQDSRYMIHTLGIERRGLGGATAQQGLLRLHRRWCRDKRCGVCPMARCATTPGVETAAPA from the coding sequence ATGCTTGATCGCTCCGGCCGGATCGAAGTGAGTGGCACAACGCTGAACGGCGACAGGCAGCGGCCGGCCTCCGAGGCCGTGCTGGTGGCGGCCTGGCTGCGGGAGGCGGTGCGGCGCGGTCCGTGGCGCGACAGCAGCGGCCGCAGCGTCGCCGTCATCTATCCCGGGCGCTGGACGGGCCTGCCGGGCCCGGATCTTCGCGACGCCATCGTGAGCATCGACGACGGGCCGGCGCGCCGCCTCGACCTCGAGGCGCATCTGGCTGTCGCAGACTGGTGGCGCCACGGTCACGATCGAGATCCGGCCTATGCCGGCGTCGGCCTGCACCTGGTCTGGGAGAAGTGCGCCCACCCGCCCGCGGCGGGGCCGCCGACCATTGCCCTGGGTCCCGCGCTTGCCGGGGGCGGTGGGCCGGTCGTGGCCGACTCGTCGCCCGCGCGCGAGGGGTTGCCATGCCGACGTTCCGATCCGGCGGACGCCGCCTCCCGCCGCGAAGCCGTCGACGTCATCGAGCGACAGGGCCAGCGCCGCCATGCCGAGCGCACGGCGGCGCTGGAAGGCAACATCGCCGCGCTGGGGCCCGATCAGGCGCTGCACCAGGCCATCTTGCGCGCGCTGGGCTATCGACCGAACGCCGAGGCCTTCGAAGTCCTGGGCGGCTGCGTGACCAGCGAGCTCAGCGAGGCGCTGGCGAGTAATGCCGAGGACGCCGGCCTTGCGGTGCTCGAGGCCGTGCTCATGGGCGCCGCCGGGCTGCTGCCCCTGCAGCGCCGCGGGCCGCCGGCCGACGGCTACGCGCGCACGCTGCAGCGCATCTGGCAGTCCTACGGGCGTCTCACGTGCCTGCAAGCGTCCGACTGGACCCTGCAGTCGGTGCGGCCGGCCAATCGGCCGAGCCGCCGCATCGCCGCGGCGGCTCGGCTGCTGTCGCGCGCGCCGGATCCGGGCCGGAGCCTGGTGGACACCGTGGTGGCGGACGTGCGCCGCGCGGCCGGCGCGTCGGATCTGCGACGGCTCCAGGCCCGGTTTCAGGTTGCCGAGCCAGCCGACGCCTATTGGGCCCGGCATTTCGACTTTGGGAAACCCACGCGGCGGCCGGCGCCCGCGCTGGTGGGCGCCGGTCGAGCGAGGGACATCCTGGTCAACGCCGCGCTCCCGTTTGCTGCGGCCCTGGGCCATGCCCAGGGAGATTCCGACCTGCCGCGGGCGAGCGCCGCGATCCTCGCCGCGCTGCCGGGCGGCGCGTGGAACCAAGACTCGCGCTACATGATCCACACGCTGGGGATCGAGCGCCGCGGCCTCGGCGGGGCAACGGCGCAGCAAGGGCTCTTGCGGCTCCACCGCCGCTGGTGCCGGGACAAGCGTTGCGGCGTCTGTCCGATGGCCCGCTGCGCCACGACGCCAGGCGTGGAAACGGCGGCTCCCGCTTAG
- a CDS encoding extracellular solute-binding protein — translation MSRRHVLGAGLGAAVTLVACGEAALEAAPAPSPIPTPPPTAPPEPPAPAQLRLLGWPFRPDLLRQRLDAFEQYRGDVRVLHEQAQHDYPVRALEALTRLPSVDVVQARDGLVGAWWSGRALQTMGAEDTWRAVLDAMWPHARQAVTLGGQVVGLPYYADAMLLAYNRQLLERVGAPVPSTLEELTDVCRDAARRQIVEFGISLNLAPKVFTNLPWWGLVYASGGRLAAPDGPDPAAVAVLEWLRDASAVSNVVDPDFGLATYDALAREQHIFSIVGAHVLRRLNQASPGAFGVAPIPGIASPRGTVAWTPLYSVAANAPRPADAGDLVNYLGGPGPAGDYASAAFWLRQEGLIPAYRQLLDRPDVEGDLAAWIDPSALTTILAAARPVERLWERWFLSWEHALQDQVQAAIFGRQSADGALEAAEAVARDLALDSNG, via the coding sequence TTGTCCCGCCGGCATGTCCTGGGCGCGGGTCTGGGAGCCGCCGTCACCCTTGTGGCGTGCGGCGAAGCGGCGCTGGAGGCGGCGCCCGCGCCGTCGCCGATCCCGACGCCGCCGCCCACCGCGCCGCCGGAGCCTCCCGCTCCGGCGCAGCTGCGCCTGCTGGGCTGGCCGTTCCGCCCGGATCTGCTGCGGCAGCGGCTTGATGCCTTCGAGCAGTATCGCGGCGACGTTCGCGTGCTCCACGAGCAGGCGCAGCACGACTATCCGGTGCGAGCTCTCGAGGCGCTGACCCGTTTGCCCTCGGTGGACGTCGTGCAGGCGCGCGACGGCTTGGTGGGCGCGTGGTGGTCGGGTCGCGCGTTGCAAACCATGGGCGCCGAGGACACCTGGCGCGCGGTGCTGGATGCCATGTGGCCCCACGCCCGGCAGGCCGTCACCCTTGGCGGACAGGTGGTCGGCCTGCCCTATTACGCGGACGCGATGCTGCTGGCCTACAACCGGCAGCTGCTGGAGCGCGTGGGCGCGCCCGTGCCGAGCACGCTCGAAGAGCTCACCGACGTCTGCCGTGACGCCGCGCGGCGGCAGATCGTCGAGTTCGGCATTTCCCTGAATCTCGCGCCGAAGGTCTTCACCAACCTGCCGTGGTGGGGGCTCGTGTATGCCTCCGGCGGTCGGCTGGCGGCGCCCGACGGCCCGGATCCGGCGGCGGTCGCAGTGTTGGAGTGGCTGCGCGACGCCAGCGCGGTGTCGAACGTCGTGGATCCCGACTTCGGCTTGGCCACCTACGACGCGCTGGCCCGCGAGCAGCACATCTTCAGCATCGTCGGCGCCCACGTGCTCCGCCGCCTCAATCAAGCCTCGCCCGGCGCATTTGGCGTGGCGCCAATTCCGGGCATCGCCTCGCCGCGAGGTACCGTCGCCTGGACGCCCCTCTACTCAGTGGCCGCCAACGCGCCGCGGCCGGCGGACGCCGGCGACCTGGTGAACTATCTCGGCGGCCCGGGACCTGCCGGCGACTATGCCTCGGCGGCCTTTTGGCTGCGGCAGGAGGGGCTGATTCCCGCCTACCGCCAGCTGCTCGACCGCCCGGACGTCGAGGGCGACTTGGCGGCCTGGATCGATCCGAGCGCCCTGACGACGATCTTGGCCGCCGCGCGTCCCGTGGAGCGGCTGTGGGAACGCTGGTTTCTGTCCTGGGAGCACGCGTTGCAGGACCAGGTCCAAGCCGCGATCTTCGGCCGGCAGTCGGCCGACGGGGCCCTGGAGGCGGCGGAGGCCGTCGCTCGGGACCTCGCCCTGGACTCGAACGGCTAG
- the lon gene encoding endopeptidase La, translated as MGRSAEQSVLGNLASVDDTSATTAETRSELAVMPVVPLLDWVAFPEMAMPLQASRDASLAAVAAAETRGGRVVLVAQRRASDKVRPSDLFEVGTTAEVIRKLRMPDGSQQVLLQGRQRARLESVEEREGHLVARVEPVETPHESSLELEALRRVVVAQVEAVAEETNTFPPDVVAMTRRVSDPSWLCDYICFSSDMPMRERQDVLEAFAPVERLRRVARYLARQAEMLDVRNKIQGEIQDGIEKVQRDFYLREQLRAIQRELGISNTQIDDTDELSRRVEESDLPEVVREKAEHEISRLEATPPTSPEIGVIRGYLDWLLGLPWSTETADHRELRRARRVLERDHYGLVHVKQRVLEFLAVRMLSDAFRTPILCLVGPPGVGKTSLGRSVARALGREFVRISLGGVRDEAEIRGHRRTYVGALPGRIVQAMRRAGSRNPVLLLDEVDKIGRDFRGDPSSALLEVLDPEHNHSFTDHYLEVPLDLSRVLFVTTANDAETIPAVLRDRMEVIELHGYTEDEKVRIADGHLLPRQLKQHGLGGRGIEFSDRAIREAIRHYTREAGVRNLERELGSVCRKLARRVADGRRIARRVTPRVVRSLLRAPRYLPEDDDRSPLVGVATGLAVTPFGGEVLDVEASAVPGSGKLRLTGQLGDVMRESAQAALSYVRARGDAFGMDRPTFGKTDVHVHVPAGSVPKDGPSAGITMSTAIMSAVAGVPVRRQVAMTGEVTLRGRVLPIGGLKEKVLAAHRAGLRTVVAPAENRADIDDVPAKVRRQMRFVWVDDMDAVLTTALMTPATSRPAPQGATA; from the coding sequence ATGGGCCGCAGTGCGGAGCAGTCGGTGTTGGGCAATCTGGCGTCAGTCGACGACACGTCGGCGACCACGGCCGAGACGCGCTCGGAGCTGGCGGTCATGCCCGTGGTGCCGCTGCTCGATTGGGTCGCGTTCCCGGAGATGGCCATGCCCTTGCAGGCCAGCCGGGACGCGTCGTTGGCCGCCGTGGCGGCGGCCGAGACGCGTGGCGGCCGCGTCGTGCTGGTGGCGCAGCGGCGCGCCAGCGACAAGGTGCGTCCATCGGACCTTTTTGAGGTCGGCACCACTGCCGAGGTCATTCGCAAGCTGCGCATGCCCGACGGCAGCCAGCAGGTCCTGCTGCAGGGCCGCCAGCGCGCCCGGCTCGAGTCCGTGGAAGAGCGCGAAGGCCATCTCGTCGCCCGCGTCGAACCCGTGGAGACTCCCCACGAGTCGTCGCTGGAGCTCGAGGCCCTGCGCCGCGTGGTCGTGGCCCAGGTCGAGGCGGTCGCCGAGGAGACCAACACCTTCCCCCCCGACGTCGTGGCCATGACGCGCCGCGTGTCCGATCCAAGCTGGCTCTGCGACTACATCTGCTTTTCGTCCGACATGCCGATGCGGGAGCGTCAGGATGTGTTGGAGGCGTTCGCGCCCGTGGAGCGCCTGCGGCGCGTGGCCCGCTACCTGGCGCGCCAGGCGGAGATGCTGGACGTCCGCAACAAGATTCAAGGCGAGATTCAGGACGGCATTGAGAAAGTCCAGCGCGACTTCTACCTGCGCGAGCAGCTGCGGGCGATCCAGCGCGAGCTCGGAATCTCGAACACCCAGATCGACGACACCGACGAGCTGAGCCGGCGGGTGGAGGAGTCCGACCTGCCCGAGGTGGTGCGCGAGAAGGCCGAGCACGAAATCAGCCGGCTCGAAGCCACGCCCCCGACTTCGCCGGAGATCGGCGTGATCCGCGGCTACCTCGACTGGCTCCTCGGCCTGCCGTGGAGCACGGAAACCGCGGATCACCGCGAGCTGCGGCGCGCGCGGCGGGTGCTGGAGCGCGACCACTACGGCCTGGTGCACGTCAAGCAGCGGGTGCTGGAGTTTCTGGCGGTGCGCATGCTGTCGGACGCCTTCCGCACGCCGATCCTGTGCCTGGTCGGACCGCCCGGCGTCGGCAAGACGAGTCTCGGGCGTTCGGTGGCCCGGGCGCTGGGGCGGGAGTTCGTGCGCATCTCACTCGGCGGTGTGCGCGACGAGGCGGAAATCCGCGGCCATCGCCGCACCTACGTGGGGGCCTTGCCGGGCCGCATCGTGCAGGCCATGCGCCGCGCGGGCTCGCGCAATCCGGTGTTGCTGCTCGACGAGGTCGACAAGATCGGGCGCGACTTTCGCGGCGATCCCTCGTCCGCCCTGCTGGAAGTGCTCGATCCGGAACATAACCACAGCTTCACCGACCACTATCTCGAGGTGCCGCTCGATCTGTCGCGCGTGCTGTTCGTCACCACGGCCAACGACGCCGAAACCATCCCGGCGGTGCTGCGCGATCGGATGGAGGTCATCGAGCTGCACGGCTACACCGAGGACGAGAAGGTCCGCATCGCCGACGGGCATTTGCTCCCGCGCCAGCTCAAGCAGCACGGGCTCGGCGGACGCGGCATCGAGTTCTCGGACCGCGCCATTCGCGAGGCGATCCGGCACTACACCCGCGAGGCCGGTGTGCGCAACCTCGAGCGCGAGCTCGGGTCGGTGTGCCGCAAGCTGGCGCGCCGCGTGGCGGACGGGCGGCGCATCGCGCGCCGGGTCACCCCGCGTGTGGTGCGCTCGCTGCTCAGAGCGCCGCGCTATCTGCCGGAAGACGACGACCGCTCGCCGCTGGTGGGCGTCGCGACCGGTCTGGCCGTCACGCCATTCGGCGGCGAGGTGCTCGACGTGGAGGCGTCCGCCGTGCCGGGCAGCGGCAAGCTGCGGCTCACCGGACAGCTGGGCGACGTGATGCGCGAGTCGGCGCAGGCCGCGCTGTCCTATGTGCGCGCGCGGGGCGACGCGTTCGGCATGGATCGACCCACGTTCGGAAAGACCGACGTGCACGTGCACGTGCCGGCGGGCAGCGTGCCCAAGGACGGCCCCTCGGCGGGCATCACCATGAGCACCGCGATCATGTCGGCCGTGGCCGGCGTGCCCGTGCGGCGCCAGGTGGCCATGACCGGCGAGGTCACGCTGCGCGGCCGCGTCCTGCCCATCGGGGGACTCAAGGAGAAAGTGCTGGCGGCGCATCGCGCCGGCCTTCGCACGGTGGTGGCGCCGGCGGAAAACCGGGCGGACATCGACGACGTGCCCGCGAAAGTCCGACGACAGATGCGATTTGTGTGGGTGGACGACATGGACGCGGTCCTGACGACCGCTTTGATGACACCGGCGACGAGCCGGCCCGCGCCCCAGGGCGCGACGGCCTAG
- the dnaK gene encoding molecular chaperone DnaK yields the protein MATKIIGIDLGTTNSVVAVMEGGAPTVVTNSEGSRITPSVVGFAKDGQRLVGQLARRQAVMNPENTIYSAKRFIGRRYDEVGDERSAVTFDVVQGKAGEALIKIPERGQEITPEEIASMVVQKLKQEAERYLGESVTDAVITVPAYFNDSQRQATRNAGEVAGLNVRRIINEPTAAALAYGLDKKGAETILVWDLGGGTFDVSILEAGDGVFEVKATSGDTHLGGDDYDRRIVDHVADEFQRDQGIDLRQDSQSLQRLVEAAEKAKQELSTVPQAQISLPFITADQHGPKHLDHTLTRAQFEDLTADLTARCVPPFKQALRDAGIEAGAIDEVVLVGGSTRMPAIVDLVTRLSGKEPDQSVNPDEVVAVGAAIQGGVLAGEVDDVVLLDVTPLSLGVETLGGVMTSLIERNTTIPTSKSEIFSTAEDGQTAVDIHVLQGERPMARDNTTLGRFRLEGIPAAPRGVPQVEVTFDLDANGIVNVSAKDLATGKEQRITITASTNLSREQVEALVKEAEENAETDREALEAIETRNAADSLAYQTERLIKDNGDKLNADDCAAAEQAIEEVREALKGEDLDKLRNSVAVLETAAQKLGEQLYAAQQAQGDGAAADGPQPETDADDVVDAEFKTSDSDAEAQPADEK from the coding sequence ATGGCAACCAAGATCATCGGCATCGACCTCGGCACGACGAACTCCGTCGTGGCCGTGATGGAGGGCGGCGCCCCCACCGTGGTCACCAACAGCGAGGGCTCGCGCATCACGCCCAGCGTGGTGGGCTTCGCCAAGGACGGCCAGCGGCTGGTGGGCCAGCTGGCGCGACGCCAGGCCGTGATGAACCCCGAGAACACCATCTACTCCGCCAAGCGCTTCATCGGCCGCCGCTACGACGAAGTCGGCGACGAACGCAGCGCGGTGACCTTCGACGTGGTGCAGGGCAAGGCCGGCGAAGCGCTGATCAAGATTCCGGAGCGCGGCCAGGAGATCACGCCCGAAGAGATCGCCTCCATGGTGGTCCAAAAGCTCAAGCAGGAGGCCGAGCGCTATCTGGGCGAATCGGTCACCGATGCCGTGATCACCGTTCCGGCCTATTTCAACGACTCGCAGCGTCAGGCCACGCGCAACGCCGGCGAGGTCGCCGGGCTGAACGTGCGCCGGATCATCAACGAGCCGACCGCGGCAGCCCTGGCCTATGGCCTGGACAAGAAGGGCGCCGAGACGATCCTCGTCTGGGACCTGGGCGGCGGCACCTTCGACGTGTCGATCCTTGAGGCCGGCGACGGCGTATTCGAGGTAAAGGCCACCAGCGGCGACACGCATCTGGGCGGCGACGACTACGACCGCCGCATCGTCGATCACGTGGCCGACGAGTTCCAGCGCGATCAGGGCATCGACCTGCGCCAGGATTCCCAATCGCTCCAGCGCCTGGTCGAGGCCGCGGAGAAGGCCAAGCAGGAGCTCTCAACCGTGCCTCAGGCGCAGATCAGCCTGCCCTTCATCACCGCCGACCAGCACGGTCCCAAGCACCTGGACCACACGCTGACGCGGGCGCAGTTCGAGGACCTGACCGCGGACCTGACGGCGCGCTGCGTGCCGCCGTTCAAGCAGGCGCTGCGGGATGCGGGCATCGAGGCCGGCGCCATCGACGAAGTGGTGCTGGTCGGCGGATCCACGCGCATGCCGGCCATCGTGGACCTGGTCACGCGGCTGAGCGGCAAGGAGCCCGACCAGAGCGTCAACCCGGACGAAGTGGTCGCGGTCGGCGCGGCCATCCAGGGCGGCGTCCTGGCCGGCGAGGTGGACGACGTTGTGCTGCTGGACGTGACGCCGCTGTCGCTGGGCGTCGAGACCCTCGGCGGCGTCATGACGAGCCTGATCGAGCGCAACACCACGATTCCCACCAGCAAGTCGGAGATCTTCTCCACCGCCGAGGACGGGCAAACCGCCGTGGACATCCACGTGCTGCAGGGCGAGCGCCCGATGGCGCGCGACAACACCACGCTGGGCCGCTTCCGGCTGGAGGGCATTCCGGCGGCGCCGCGCGGCGTGCCGCAGGTCGAGGTCACGTTCGATCTCGACGCCAACGGCATCGTCAACGTGTCGGCCAAGGACCTGGCCACGGGCAAGGAGCAGCGCATCACCATCACCGCGAGCACCAATCTCTCGCGCGAGCAGGTGGAAGCGCTGGTCAAGGAGGCCGAGGAGAACGCCGAAACGGATCGGGAGGCGCTCGAGGCGATCGAGACTCGCAACGCTGCCGATAGCCTGGCCTACCAGACCGAGCGGCTGATCAAGGACAACGGCGACAAGCTCAACGCGGACGACTGCGCCGCCGCCGAGCAGGCCATCGAAGAGGTGCGCGAGGCGCTGAAGGGCGAAGACCTGGACAAGCTCCGGAACTCAGTAGCCGTGCTGGAAACCGCCGCCCAAAAACTGGGCGAGCAGCTCTATGCGGCGCAGCAAGCCCAGGGCGACGGCGCCGCGGCCGACGGCCCGCAGCCCGAGACCGACGCCGACGACGTGGTGGACGCGGAGTTCAAGACGAGCGATTCGGATGCCGAGGCGCAGCCGGCCGACGAGAAGTAG
- a CDS encoding nucleotide exchange factor GrpE produces MCATEPRESTSGMHDDAMSEHREPEEEIAALRAEIEALNDRLLRVRADTDNYRKRLERTTEDLVRGAKRGLFMDLLSLADDLERALAAPHDDGRALAEGVDLTLTRLRDVLAGYGVRRMDSGGAFDPNLHEAVATAASSDVPDGHILDEVGRGYLWGDMVLRAARVRVAVAPDD; encoded by the coding sequence ATGTGCGCCACCGAACCCCGTGAATCCACGTCCGGCATGCACGACGACGCGATGTCCGAGCACCGCGAGCCGGAGGAGGAGATCGCCGCGCTGCGCGCGGAGATCGAGGCGCTCAACGACAGGCTGCTGCGCGTTCGCGCCGACACCGACAACTATCGCAAGCGCCTGGAACGCACCACCGAGGATCTGGTACGCGGCGCCAAGCGCGGGCTGTTCATGGACCTGCTGAGCCTCGCCGACGACCTGGAGCGGGCGCTGGCCGCGCCGCACGACGACGGCCGAGCGCTGGCCGAGGGCGTGGATCTCACGCTCACGCGCCTGCGGGACGTGCTGGCCGGCTATGGCGTGCGCCGCATGGACTCCGGCGGCGCGTTCGACCCGAACTTGCACGAGGCCGTCGCCACCGCGGCCTCCAGCGACGTTCCCGACGGCCACATCCTCGACGAAGTCGGCCGCGGCTATCTCTGGGGCGACATGGTGCTGCGCGCGGCGCGCGTGCGCGTCGCGGTGGCGCCCGACGACTAG
- a CDS encoding J domain-containing protein: MEFRDYYKTLGVSRQASDDELKRAFRRLARRYHPDVNPGDPQADARFKEINEAYQVLSDPDKRKRYDRFGSNWRQTGSFEEAFRRAGAPTGASPGGFGGAGFSDFFESLFGSMGFGGQRPGPPPSADVEDRLDITLREVAEGGRRSLMLRTPHADGQIRQEHIDVTIPKAVRDGQRLRVTGKGSIRPDGTRGDLYLRVAVAPDSRFERHDADLHTTATIGLSEAMLGANVNVSTLSGPTLTMQVPPETRDGARLRLRGQGLPKAGSNQRGDMLVRIRVRFPQDLSHREQALFRELAELRGEQPLPQRS; encoded by the coding sequence ATGGAATTCCGGGACTACTACAAGACCTTGGGCGTCAGCCGGCAGGCCAGCGACGACGAGCTCAAGCGGGCCTTCCGTCGCCTGGCGCGTCGCTACCACCCCGACGTCAATCCCGGCGATCCGCAGGCCGACGCGCGCTTCAAGGAGATCAACGAGGCCTATCAGGTGCTCAGCGACCCCGACAAGCGCAAGCGCTACGACCGCTTTGGATCGAATTGGCGACAGACCGGGTCGTTCGAAGAGGCATTTCGTCGAGCCGGAGCCCCGACCGGCGCCTCGCCCGGAGGCTTTGGCGGCGCGGGCTTCAGCGATTTCTTCGAGTCCCTGTTCGGCAGCATGGGCTTCGGCGGTCAGCGCCCGGGCCCGCCGCCCAGCGCCGACGTCGAGGACCGGCTGGACATCACCCTGCGCGAAGTCGCCGAGGGCGGCCGGCGCTCGCTGATGCTGCGCACGCCGCACGCCGACGGCCAGATACGCCAGGAGCACATCGACGTCACCATTCCCAAAGCGGTGCGCGACGGCCAGCGGCTGCGCGTGACCGGCAAGGGCAGCATCCGGCCGGACGGCACGCGCGGTGACCTGTATCTGCGCGTCGCGGTGGCGCCCGACTCGCGCTTCGAACGCCACGACGCCGACCTGCACACCACGGCCACCATCGGTCTCTCGGAAGCCATGCTCGGCGCCAACGTCAACGTCTCCACCCTCAGCGGGCCGACCTTGACGATGCAGGTGCCGCCGGAGACCCGCGACGGCGCTCGACTGCGGTTGCGCGGCCAGGGACTGCCGAAGGCCGGGTCAAACCAGCGCGGCGACATGCTCGTGCGCATTCGCGTGCGGTTTCCCCAGGATCTCTCACACCGCGAGCAAGCGCTGTTCCGCGAGCTGGCCGAGCTGCGCGGCGAGCAGCCGCTGCCCCAACGAAGCTGA